From the genome of Falco biarmicus isolate bFalBia1 chromosome 2, bFalBia1.pri, whole genome shotgun sequence:
TCACCCTACGAAATCCACTCTGAGCTAGGGTGACAAAAATTACAAACTCAAGCAGCAGACATGCTGCAGATTTGAAaccacaattttttaaatttttcttttctattttgcttgcttttctgagtactgcccctttaaaaaaataaaaaggctaaGTAACTATTAGACCCTGTGGAATTAATAGCAAATTCCACTTTTCCAATCATGACCAAATACTAATCCCTTCCCCCTCACAATTACTCAGGAATATTTGATAAAGAtgttacaacaaaaagaacaaacaaaagcaaatctgGACCTTTCAGATTAGAAAACTCAATTTAAGAGAAGCCAGACGTAGCAGTCTTCTGCTGCACACGTTAACTACAATTGCTAAATGAAAGGACAGGAATATAGAGGGAGGGTTATTAAAACTAGGAAATTACAATTAATGCTGCAAAGTAGTTATACTTGATAGAAACTTTTGAATGAAACTCTGCATATCATAAGGTTACACCTGCAGTGAGCTATGTGGCGTGGTGTTCTCTTTAAAGCTACCTCAACAAAGTGCTGTATGTTTAGCCTCCCTCAATGCACTTTTCCAGTACTTGCTTCCACAAAGAAGCAACAGTCCAAGCAGCTAACACATTTGTCTCTAACTTCTCCTGCCTCTTCGCAAacaacaaacaaggaaaagacTAGCGCTGCCAAATCTTTCTCCTCCCATACGGCAAGAGGAACAGTATTCCAGTATTCCACCACATTAATAATCATTGACTTACCATCTGAAATCTTGTTACTGAGCTCTCTTTCCAATTTGGAAACAGGAGTAGAAGAAAGGCGCCTTGAAGAAGACGCTCCTCTGTGTGGTGGTGttaagggatttttaaaaacatcaacCTGCCCAGtttttttgatgtatttttcacCTCTTGGACTGCTGAGGGGGGAATGCTGGGGGCTGCGATTATCCTCCAGAAGTTCATGCTGGGTAGCCAAGGGGGGTCTAATACTAGCACACTGCACAAGTAAAGGAGACTGCATCTTGTTTGGTGTTCTGCTTGCAGCCGCGTCCTGCATGACTCTATGTTGGTAGTTCCTGTAGGCTTCTTCCAAATACTCTGCCTCTTTTTCTAGTTCTTTTATTCTTGCCTGGGTTTGCGCCATAAACTCCAGGTCAGAATCCGGAGAAGTACTGCGTGGATGTAACTGCTGACGATAGCCAACTCTTGGCACCGCATTTAACTTCATCACATCGGTCATAACCTGATTCTTCAGGAATGTGCTATCGACATAAATGTCATGAGGCACAACTCTGTCACCAGTGAAGTCAAGGACAGACCGATCAACAAGTGAAGGCTTTGGATTCCGATACACTTCATTTTCCAGAGCTAAAAGACAGCAAGAGACCGTGAGTGACAGCAAGGAGTGAGAGAGGGAAACacataacaaaacagaaacgGTAAACTGTGGCACGTAAATTCCAATTTGGTCAAAATTATCTGAACATGGAACTGGCTTAAACGTTCACAATTTAAAGGGttgatttaaatatatttttaatgtagctGCATAGCTGCAAATTATCactgatactatttttttaaaatatataatccTTCCATGTAAAACTCCCTGAAATATGCACTCTACAATGTTATTTcttaaattatgtttaaataaatataaataaaaatgaaaacatcacCACTTTGGACACATTACATTTAATCATGCTGTCAAAGGGTGAAGGACGTATGGCAAGCCACAAATCTTAACAATTTCCTATTTagatcaaaaaaagaaatctggagAAAAACAACATAGCACATAGACAATgttgttcttcagaaaaaaattgtccaAAATTGCCAGTTAAATTCAATGTTTCAGGGCTGTCTGCTTCCTGGCTTGTACGTGTATGCTTCAGCAGGGCCAAAAGACCAATCTATAGGGCTGTGTCTTTCTCAGCAAAATGGAAACCTTCGTTTTCTTCTACATAAATAGTTCTTCAATGACATCCTTAACTGTGATGCAAAATAAAAGCCTCTGCAGTAATTTCAATCATTTaactaaaatatgtatttgctaCTTTGACACTAACAAATTTTCAATTCCAAATGGTACCGATACCTGTACCATATACGAAAATGTACGTACTGGTCTAGTGAATAATATAAAGCATTGCATACACACAACTATGGTGAAACACGTGCTGTATGTAATGTATAACCATTGCAGAATTAAATTCcatatttttagtttaaatatACATTCCAAACCTCTCATTTATCATACTTAGTATTAGCAATCTGACAGATAAGCATCTTTAGAACTGCATTTCTTCAGCACACTGAATTGCTTCATGCGAGTGCCTCTCTCTTTCTAATGCCCACACAAGGTGCGTAAGTTAACAGCCTTGACAACAACTGTTTGAAAGTTGTATTTAGATTTGTGAGGTATGGAATACAATTTCAAATCAATTATTCTAATCAGGAACAGTCATGAATcaaaatgcattaaaacatAACTCACCCCCTCAAAAACCATGATTACGTTACCACCAAACAAACTTCTTCAAACTGAGGAGACAATAAAAACATGCAAGTATTCAAGGAGGAACGTTCTCCTCCtctatgtttgttttctgaaaggcagGGAAGTTCTAATGAGTCTGCTTTTTAAACTGAGCTTTTaaataggtttttattttatacttgaAATCTACTCACTGCTGGTATATTAGATCTATGCAACCACagctttttttaagcttttggaAATTCTTACACTGTGTAGCTAAGTGAACTTCATAAAGGACTGCTCAGATAAGATACAAAcctgcctgtgtttgtttcACTTGCAGTTTCAGTTCTTCAACTTGCATGTTTAGCTTCCTGACAGTAGCTTCAGAGTCCAACAGTTGGGTCTTCAACTGGGCACAATGCTCAGTCTATAGGAgacagataaaaaaaccccaaacccctcaTAATTCAAATAGAAAGAGCAATCCCAACTGGCTGAATAGCTGTTTCTGAACGTTTTAGGTCCAATGAAACCATAAACACATAATACCCTACTGAAAGTCAGTGCTGACAACTCCATGGCTTGGAAAGATTCACTTTGGTTATGTTgagttggttggggttttttggttgttttttggtgttgttttgttttctttagagttgtttacataaaaataagcagagTACAAACAATCCTGTAACTATATGCTAAACTGCCTACACAGGTACATAGATATATGAACAAGATGACAGGAAGAATAAAGGATTCAAATTATTTAGAAAGAATAATTTACCTCACTTTGTAGCTGCTTTTCCAAAATCTGCCTATGATTTTCAAATTCATCCAGTGCCAGCTTCCTAGAATGTTCCACTCTCCTCAGCTCCACTTGGCAGGCCAGGTGCTCTGCTGAGGGCTGGGACAGCTCTacccagaaacagaaatactagATACTCAGCTGCAGAATAACAAGTGTGCACTTTTCTGTATGATATCACTTCAAAGTTTAAAGCTGATTTGTTTTCAGGAACATAACAAGACCTTGTTTGAATAAAGTacttaaggattttttttttcttccttttacaaAGGACCAAAATTTTCATTGGCATAGTCATTTAAGAACTAGACCCAGACAGTCCCATTCCGGAAGAATATTACACATCCTTATTTTATGTAACTGAGTatacatctctttttttttattactttcccGTAATCTCAAAcgcacattaaaaataattgacaTTTAATAACTATAGTcaggttaatttaaaaatcattttaacaTAATAATGCAATgttcttttatcattattaaCCACACTAATGCTATGGTTAGAAATATTGCACTGCTATTTTCAAAGGGTGAAAGGGATACTCCTCATATTATTATGGGTACCACTTAATTCAGGATTGCTACTATACAgacatattaaagaaaatacaatgtcAAAGACTTCCATTTTACACAAACATTAGTTGGGGTTTAATGTGAACTACTAGTAAACATAATACAAAGAatctatttaattaaaatttatttgtatacaAGTACTTGTAGGGAAACATGAACAAGAAAGTTACTAAATCATTCACACTTACTGTCTCGCAGATGCTGGTTCTCAATGCGAGTCTCATCCAGCTGTTGCCTAAGTAGTTTATTCTGCACTTGGAGCTCTAATTTCTCCTCCTTTAGCAAAGGATAGTCTGAtacttctttcagtttttctgttaaCAACTGATTCTGTTTATTTACCAACAGAACCTGGGCCTTCACTGACTCCAAATCCAGCTGCAAATAAAGAACAGTTTAGGAGCTTATGAACTGCTGTactacttaattatttttatttcacttttttttaaaatatacatcaAATGCACTAATTAGAATACAGCTTCCTTAAATTCATGTTTACAATTACCTCAAGCTCTTTCGTGTGTGATATAGCTTGCTTAAGTTCCTCCTTTTTTGAATGAACAGCAATGGATTCTTCATGCAAAAGCATAGCTTTCTCTGCAGGGAggattaaaaatactgaattaaaattAGTAGAGTATTACAGTAAAAAACTATCAGCAAAAAACAGTTTAAGCTGCTAAATACAACATTCAGTTTAATTCAAGACATAAAAATGACTGAACATTGTACACACTCCTTcaaaatatacatatacatacacacacatttgcatACATATACTCCTTTAGAATTAAGTAAATCAAATTCATATGCCCATTTCTTCCACGTGTCCCTAACTTAAAAGTCTAACTACATTATCTGTCCCAGCTCTTCCTCAAACTCCAATTAAACACCTTGTGCACAATAAATGTAGGAACTGGCAACCATTCAAGGGGATGGTACCAGACTGCACCAGAGTTCAGTTAGAGAACGAATGAGCTAGTAGTACTTCAGGagatgggaaactgaaaaagcagGATGCTTTGTAGCCTCTGTGCAAAGCACCAGCTCGTGGTTCCCACTGCATTCTGAACAGCTAGGAGTGGCTGACCTGTCACTGGATCCTGCTACATGTCTTCACAATCTATTTTGATGGCTTTTCTGTCACTTATGCCACTGTTACTAAACACTGTGACTGTTTAGTAACAACAGTTTTGACACCTGTTAGTAAAAGCTCTAGAGATAAACAGCTACTTAATTAATCTCCGAGAGATggttacctttattttttttctcatcttcagtAACTTTATTGGTTCTGGCTATGTATTCTTCTTTTAATTCAAGCTGATACCTAGAAGTAAAAAGAATTATGTATTCCCGAGGTATATGTGCACACATATGCTCTTGCATTTGTGTAAATTCCAGTCTTTCCCAGATTAAACTATGAACACTTAACTTTTTACTGACAAAATTATTTACTGCAGAGCCACTGAAACAGTTGGAAAGGGCCCTGCCAATCACCTTATTCAACCACCTGCTCAAAAAGCAAGACTACTTCCAACTCTAGAGCAGGTCAGCTGCGGCTCTTCCTAGCCAAGTCTTGAAAACCTCAAAGGATGTAtattccaccacctccctagATGACCTGCACCAATGCTGCACTATCCtcccagtaatttttttttcccccatgtccaaGCTGGACTTCCCAAGCCACAATTTAAAACCTTGGCCACATGAACTCAGAAGTCACAACTGATAGTCCCATAACTATCTGTCAAGACCTTTACTAGGCCCTCTCCAGTTTCTTCATGGCtttcttgaactggggagcccaaaCCGGGGCACAGCTTTCACCATTACCTGAAGAGGATAATAATTTTCCTCAgtctgctggccatgctgctaCTAATGTCACCCATTAAGCTGTTTGCCTTATTTACcagagcacactgctggctcatagTCAACTTGGCATTCCGTCTAATTCCCACGTCCTCTTCAGAACCGCAGCTCCTCAGGCAATTCCTTTTCCCCATTTATACTACTTCACAGGGATGTTTTGCCCCGAGCACAGAGCCTTGCAGTGCTCCTTGTTAAGACTCCGAAGATTTATGTTTGCGCAATCCCCAAGCTTATCAACGTCTGTCTGAACTGAAACTCTGCCCTTTGTTGGGGAAGCCATTCCCCTTAATTAAGCCTCATGTTTGAAGTTATTGAGGATGCCCCGTGTCAATATCCAGATTATGGATGAAGGTACACGACTGGGACACAAActgtaaatgttttcagataCAGCCACATCCATCCTCCTGCATTTTTGCAAATGGTCCAGACTCCTTCTCCCCATTATGGTATTTAATATTTAccatagaaataataaaaaagacattttctagCAAGCGTCATTATTTCTATATAAGAAATGATAGCTCTTTGATACTTTTCAGCAAGGATTTTGGAGAAAAGGACATGGATTTTATCTCCTGAGCATTTTCAGCAAGTCTAAAGTATTTTGTATGATGATAAAATAAGCTAAGCAGCAGTTCACCCTCAAGATAATTTGCTCCTCCTCATGAACCAAAAGCACTTTACAAGAATTATTTGTAACTAGCTGTTACGGATTAAGTAAAATAAGATACCAAGGTGGGTCAATTACTTGCATTTCACTGTTCTCTGACAAACCCCTCAAATCTACTCAGTTTCAGCTGAGGCATTATTCTTGTCAAAACCTACTCTTTACATCTTTCCTCTGTAAGTCAAATAAAGACACACTAACACAGATCATTCTTATTGGTCACTGGCTTGCAATAAAAAGTAATGATTCATGAATCATTTGGTTTAAATGCCTAACGGGAAGATCAGTTCACGCTATTGAATACACATAACATGCTGACAGCACCCACCTGCAGTGAAATCTCAAGTAACCCTTCAAGTGACCAAGGCACCCCAAGAAAGTACAAGAGCGAAGTTAGGATATACCCACTGCAACACCTCAAAAGCAGTCACAGATGATGTCTTACATATTCACAGAGCATTTCTAAGCAAATTCTTTGAAACCATGTTCAAGTGGATAGTAGTCAATAAAAGAGGGTGATCTGTATCAGAGAATCCCTCTCCAAAAATGGGAAAGAGTTAAGGTAAGAGTCAATCTATCTGTACAGTGGGCTAGTGTACCTCTCACCCTTTTTCCAAGAAACCTAGAACATCTCTCATTCTAATTTCCCCTCCACGCCTTTTCTGTGTTCATAAAATGGTCAGTTCTTTTAACTGTGGTCAAATGAAATCACTAACACTGCTTCACATCCTCTTGTCTAAACATAAGGTTTGTATCTTTCCCAGATAACAACACAGAATTTGAAGCAGAACAATAATATAacctataattaaaaaaaaatcttttctattGCAAGGTTTTCCTGAACCTGACAGAACATTTTGGTTTACTAGCAAAGAGCTAAGCAATAATGTAAAGAACTCGAGCTGATAAAAACATGACTGCACATTTTCAAAGTCCTTGCTTtgttacactttttaaaagagaacctatataatttattattctgttttcataGGAAGTTGCATGTGTCCTGTTATagacaaaagagaaatttaCTTCAAGAGTTCCGTCTTAAGCTTTTGGTCATATGTCTCCTCTATGTTCTTCACAGCAACCTCACGACGTCGAAGCGCATCATcaatagctttatttttctcttcctgaattTTCTGAGTGCTGAAATATCCATAAATATACAGACAATTACCAGTTATAAAGCCAAAACTTtagttttggtgggttttttttaaataacatttagaGAGATCAAAGGGTAATGTGCTTGCCTGGAACACTgcagcaatttaaaattatcatCAGAATCTGTCATTGTAATTCATTAAGAACAAGGAGAACTGACAAAAACTAAACTGTCCTACCTAAAATCCAGTACCAATCAATTATGCAGCTATTCTGGGTTAACCCTAGCTCAGTTTCCCTCACCAGAATGGCTtcagaggagatgctgctgggtgTGCTATTCTATCAGCACCCTCTGCTgggttgttaaaaaaaacccaatttttTGTTCACGATACTCATTTTGCTACAAAAAATGGATGACGAAGTAGTGACATTAAGTAGCATTGAAATCCTGGCCAAaaatggtttggtttagttatttaaacaaagaaaactgatctTACTAAGGacaattcaaaataataattaataatttaaaaaaaaataaaccaggacTAAAGAAGCAAAATATCATATACGTGCCTCATGAGTGTTAGTATTACATactgtgttgttttggggttgtttggggggtttggtttggtttggtatttttttttttttaatttaagcacTTCAAAGCAAACACCGATTCCTTGCCTCCAAATTGATGCTGCACTGTTTTGGTTAGataaagtagaaaagaaaacaacacaaaatgtctttttctatGGGGTATCCCTGCTAATAGAGACAGTATATAATGCTGctcaaaaagcaaaacttgaCTTCTGGGATACATAATCTATTTCAACATCACAGAAGCACCAACACCTTGAAGCACGTTTTCCAGAAAAAGGACAAACAGCATCATTTAGCATTGTACATGCGCTTCAGCAACTTACACTTCAAATGCCTCAATTCTTTGCTTCAGTTCCGCCTCTCTGGTCCTTATGACTTCAATATCTTTCAGTAGACTTTGTCTCTGAGCGTATACTTCCTTTGCTTCTATCTGAATCACAAAATATTATCTCTAGTTTTATTTCACACTTTATAAGGTATTTACTGTTTAATATGTTCAGACTTTCAAGGATCTTCAGGAACTGGTCTTACTccaataaatattatttaaatattcacaATTGGAAATACATCCAGAATCaattgtgatttttaaaaaattctttcttcttttactcttagtaaaaatgttttagatGGAGTCACTGCTGACTACctgtaaacattttcttctacaaaaCAGCACTGATTAAAACttatgtaaaggaaaaattatttttaaaaaattacagaataaacATGCTCAAAGACTTgactttctgaaataaataatagttTTGATGTTCTTCATAAaacaaaattggaaaaaaagtacCAAACCTCCCTGGTAAAACATGATTTAGAACTGAAACTGAGTAAACCAGCTGTCTTTCAGTTTTTACAGTTTAACttacagaaatcaaataaattgTAAAAGGGATTCTCCAAGTTGTTGAACATGCTAATACCAGAAGTCACGTATCTTCTTAGTAATAACAAATAGCTTTTCTTGTCCTTAAGCACACAAGGAATTACTTCTCTCCAAAGGAATAATATGTGCTtaagaagaaaactgattttgctGTATGGGCGCTCATACCAAGTGTGCAAGCCATACGCATTCAACAGTGCTGAAAGATTTAACTGCTGTTCCTGTTATAAAAATACAAGCCGTTTGCCAAGCCATATTTCCTGGGCATAAAGTTATTTTAGTAAAGGGTTAAATGACCTTCTACCTTTAATGTAAATATACCTCATCCGAGAAGAACTTCTGGTCTCTGTTAAGAGAGTCCCCAGGTAAATGATGCATATACTTTTCAGTGAGTGCAGAAGCCGACAGGAGCAACCAAATACTCATATACAATACTTGAAGGTTATGTTGATCTAGtagtcttgttttgtttttttttttaaattactgaattaatttcatGGCCACAAAAGAAGATTGATAGCATAAAACAGAtggttttcttaaaagcttCTATGGACAAAACCATGAAAGAAATTCATAGCATAGtcatatgttttcattttcagattttaaggAGGTAAGTAGTAGAGACTGGTATATAATAATCTATGTATAGACCTGTAAGATTGCTTTGTTAACCAATACCATGTGCTCtcggggtgtgtgggggtggggtggggtgggggggtggtggagaaacaaaaaagatcccaccaaaacccaaaacaaccaccacACCAGAGCAAAAATGTGGTTAGCATTTGTGGATGACTATTACTTGGGTAAGAAGGTCTACTGCTGACAGCAGGGGGGGCGACTAGGCAAACAGGCAACAGAACAGCAAGCAAACTATTCTTCCAAAAACCTAAAAGTGATAGAGATTGGGAGAAGCAATTTAGAACTATATACAAATTATTGTGTGCTGCAGTAACAGTTACTACTATGGCAAAACACCAAGAGTTAACAGCCCAAAGGAGTAACTCATCAACAAAAAATTGttcaaagaaataaaccaaGATGCCAGCTTACAGTAAAGACAGCGGCTATTGATAATATTCAACATATAATGACGTACATACAGACTGTACATTCCATTTAGTTCAGTCATTCTTCGCAACTGAAAGAATTATAGTATAACTAAAAGCTACATTTaactttctgttaaaaaaatcccagtgatCTGAATTCAGCAAAGTTATTGACACAGATTTAAAAGTATTCATTACATTTAAATCCTTCAAACCTAGGTTGCAGAACTGTTCCTTTTCTACCCAGCTCTCCTTAGATATTCACCCATACTCATTCTTGCAGTTGCTAAACACGTTGCCCAGTTTATGAGATCAAAAGTAAATTCGAAGTTTCCACTAATTAGACAAGTAGGATCTGAAGGTAAATCTCCCACAGATAAAAAGTACAGTTCAGTCAACTCACTGAATCATTTTGTACtaggttaagaaaaaaatacttggaacTTCACCTCTTGTTGCTTTTGAAGCCTCTCAATAGCATTCTTTTCACGAGAAATCAAGGCTTCGGACTTTGCTTGATGTTCCTTCTCTAACTCATGACGCAGCTCAGAGATTTCTTTCTGGGTCTGCACTTTCTCCTCCATTTTAATCTTTGCTATTTcaacttctttaaaatgttcaaGCTTTTAcataaaggaggaaaagagggtTACGTAGGGCCATCATCAAATAGACAAAGACAATCCCTCCTCAGACAATTCAAAATTTCACTTAGAAATTCTTCTTAGGAAACCATaattcaatgaaaataaattactgtgcTAAATGTATCTTAGCAGCATAGAATGTCTGCATGGCTCACATAGTTTTCACGCATTTATCTGCATCACAAAGCAGATCTCTGACAAAACTAACAGCTTTAGACAAGAGCAAAACAGAGGTCtaggaagaaaaacacactgCAGGAGTGATACTCTCCTTGCAATTAAGGAATGGCTACACTCTTTAATTCCTCCCCTGACACTGTCTTTATTCTTGCCCCTTTCCCAAAGAACCACTTTTGACTGGTGatgcaagaaatgcagaagcagaCCCGTCCTGAATTGCTGCtcagaaacaacagaaattcatctggacaccaaaaaaaaatgctgaacattaaaaaaaccacagaactcGTAACTCCACATAGAGAGGGTTACAGAAACAAAAGTCCTGATTCACAGCCTTCTTAGCACAAtcggaaaaaaaagtaaatgtgtaCAAACAGGAAAGTAAGCATTTTGCAACTGAACGGATGAATCATAGGGACCATGTCTCCATACAATGGGTGAAGTGCTATATACACAAGAACAAACAGGGATATAaagattaataataaaaatttggaagaaaatggaaagcaagtgcaca
Proteins encoded in this window:
- the OFD1 gene encoding centriole and centriolar satellite protein OFD1 isoform X4, which encodes MQILIGLTEHHLSKETHETETQTNSVPPYRESLAEKLQLIDEQFAGSYTQHQEYESLEVKLHEYRKEIEKQLQAEMYQKLEHFKEVEIAKIKMEEKVQTQKEISELRHELEKEHQAKSEALISREKNAIERLQKQQEIEAKEVYAQRQSLLKDIEVIRTREAELKQRIEAFEVTQKIQEEKNKAIDDALRRREVAVKNIEETYDQKLKTELLKYQLELKEEYIARTNKVTEDEKKNKEKAMLLHEESIAVHSKKEELKQAISHTKELELDLESVKAQVLLVNKQNQLLTEKLKEVSDYPLLKEEKLELQVQNKLLRQQLDETRIENQHLRDKLSQPSAEHLACQVELRRVEHSRKLALDEFENHRQILEKQLQSETEHCAQLKTQLLDSEATVRKLNMQVEELKLQVKQTQAALENEVYRNPKPSLVDRSVLDFTGDRVVPHDIYVDSTFLKNQVMTDVMKLNAVPRVGYRQQLHPRSTSPDSDLEFMAQTQARIKELEKEAEYLEEAYRNYQHRVMQDAAASRTPNKMQSPLLVQCASIRPPLATQHELLEDNRSPQHSPLSSPRGEKYIKKTGQVDVFKNPLTPPHRGASSSRRLSSTPVSKLERELSNKISDDNIGPYLASSQQSVDQVLSPISKPYLLSSSESVSSSSSRGQKIRLNNQQMDKKDFSDIPKPEKLMYEDLEEHISSPEYQGDIPEQCESDALHPSGDIINGNHVTATSLQDLTVLDQRQIEEQNREVEENIEERKKREERREREQQEALEGEQKEVEKLNKEPIQDSVKTDEEKEDKEGVKSGNSNSGAEDKVKDPTPNPLEKYMRIIQQSRAQERTNKDSKKEETGEVSLTEGLISSEKDDRIRNYSGLIPLSFPPSYP